The sequence CATACGCGCGGACGAACAAAAAGTCGTTTTCAAACGACATTCATTACATGAAAAAATTCATCGAGTTCTTCGGCGACAGAAACATCTCAGGGATAACGCCGCTTATGGTCGAGCAGTTCAAAGCCGCGCGCAAAGACGCCCTCTCCGAAGCGACGATAAACCGGTATCTTTCCGTCTTAAAACATATGTTCAACAAGGGTATCGAGTGGGGGCTTTGCGACGGCAATCCCGTCAAGAAAGTGAAGTTGTTCAAAGAGAACAATTCGCGTATCAGGTATCTGGAATTTGACGAGATGAATAAGCTACTCGATAACTGCTCGGATTTCCTCAAACCCGTCATATTGACGGCTCTGAATACCGGAATGCGGCAGGGCGAAATACTCAATCTTAAGACGGAAGATGTTGACTTAAAAAGAAAAATAATATATATTAGAAAAAGCAAAAGCGGCGAATCGAGAGAGTGCCCGATAAACTCGGTTCTGTCGGAAACTTTTCAATCGCTCGAAAAAAATCCGAAAAGCCCGCACATTTTTTTGGATAACGAAGGGCAGAAACTGGGCCGCTTCGTGGTGAGATATTCTTTTGAAAAAGCGGTCAAACAGGCGGGCATCGAAGATTTTCACTTTCACGATTTGAGGCACACTTTCGCTTCGCATCTGGTTATGGCAGGCGTGGATATTATGACAGTCAAAGAACTTTTGGGACACAAAACACTGAAGATGACTTTGCGTTACAGCCATCTTTCGCCCGGTCATAAGAGCGCGGCGGTCGAGACGCTGGGCGCGAGCTTGCGGAAAAATATGGACACTTTTTGGACACTTGAGGGTGGTCGGGAAGAAAAAGGCGTTTCGGATGGTATACAAAAATCACTGAAAAATGATACAATAGATGACAATGGGCAGGTGGCGGAGTGGTTAATCGCACCAGACTGTAAATCTGGCGTCCTTAGGACTGCGAAGGTTCGAATCCTTCCCTGCCCATTTTGATACAGTAGTCAGCGAATAGTGGTGAGTTAAACCTGTTTTGGTCCGCAAGCCCGCGTCTTTACATTAAAAGAGAGCGGGTTTTTTGTTTTTACTCTCCGCCGAGAAAATCGTTTTTAATCTTACGCTCGAACAAATCGCCCAGAATTTTAAGCCCCGCGATGCGTGCTTTTTGAAACGCTGTTTTATCGTCGGGATTGGACTCGCTGCCGGATGCGGCGGCGGCTATTATAACCTTGCCGGAATCTCTGACCTCGACGCGGCCTTCCCATCGGTAATATTTCCACGCGACCTGAGTCGCGCGCGAAAACTCCGAGACGTCGAACCGCGCGTCGACATCCATCGACACGGATGCGGAGTCCGTCGAAGCTCCGTCGGCGAAGGCGACCACGGCAAATCCCAGTTTTGTCAGGCGTCTTGTAAGCTCGACGGCAAACTCCCCGGACAAGCCGTCGGCGGCGTTTACCCTGAAAGTCGTGCGGCTCTTGGCGTCGGCGATTTCGGACTCTATCGAGGAAAATGACAAGTCGTCGGGCAGGGGCGGCGACGGCATGTCGTCCACGACTCGGCGGCGCAGATAAAGGCCGTCGCGGACAGAGGCGGCGGAGCGCGCTTCGGATAGATTTTTGAGTTTTTCCGCGAAGGACATTGTCTGTCGCGCGGATTCCAGCGACTTCATTACTTTTTCTTCTGCGGAAAGTATTTTCAGCGAAAGTTCGCGGCGGTATTTGGCCTTATCGAGCACCGCCAGCGCCCAGTAGACCTTGTCTTTTTTGTCGTACCACATCTGGGCGATTTCCACGCCCTCGACGGTATCGACGACTTTGCTTTCGGTCTTCTGAACCACGTCAACGGATATTTCCGCGCGGCCGCCGGTGGCTTCCGAAGAACGTTCGGAAGACGTCTCGACAGTCGCCTGCTCGATGCGCATACTGAATGCTTTGGCGATTTCCGCCCGGGCGACGTCGCGCGAGGAATCCATCGTGGAACCGGCGCCCACGCCCGTTATGAAGCCGGCGGCCGGATATTTTTTGCTCTGCCCGGAAAGCCATTCGGGCGCGGCGAAACCTGTCGAGGCGAAGAATAAGGCCAGAACAGCCGCGGAAATAATTTTTTTTGTCATTTTCGTCTCCTTAAAATCACATCGCCGAACGCAACGCCGCAAAAGTTCTGCGGCCTTTACGCACGGACACGCTTTTGATTGTTTCCGACGTCACTTTATATCCGGCGTTGTCGTAAAAATCTACCACGATATCGTAAGTCCCCGTCGCCGCCGGCAACCTTGCCAGAAATATTTTATCCGGAAGCGTTCGCCACGACCTTTTGTCGGCCAATTCCGTGGCCGCCGCCGCGCCGGCGACGATTTTTTGGGCCAGCCAGCCGAGCGCTCTGTCATTGCTTGATTTGGCGACTTCCGCGCCGATTTTTTTTGAAAGCGCGTATTTTACGGCTGAACGCGCGATGGTCTTTGCGCGGATGCGGCCGATTCTTTCGTCGAGAACTTTGACCGCTATGGCGCCTATGTCCTCGGCCATCTCGGCGCGGGCCGTCGCGCTCGCGGGGGGCGCGTTACCGTCGGGCGGCTGTTCGGCGGAAGCCCTGAGCGCGACATCGAACCGCGCCGCGCGATAGGGCGACGGCGCATATTTGGGAAAGGCCATAACGACTTGGTCCTCCGCGGCAATAGAGCGGGCAATACGTCCGGCCTGCTCCACTTGCGAGACGTCGTCGCCGCGGGCTTCCACGGAACCCACGTGAATCCAAGCCCGCCCGAAACTTATCTCAAAGAACGAATCAATCTTTACGGGCGACAACCCCGCGTAAAGCACAATGACTATCTCGCCCGAATCCGCGGCGGCGACATCTTTTGACTGAACCCCGCGCTTGCTTATTATCTCCCGCGCGCGATCTTTCATTCCCAGCCGCTCCGCGGTGCGGACGGCATCGGCGGCAAGACGCGCGGGCGGAGGTGTGCCGTAGTTTTTCAGGTAAGCGTCGTAGGCGTCGAGCGCTCTCAGGTAAGAAACATGAGCGGAGTTGATTTCCCCCGCTTCCTCCTGTATCAACCCCGACAGATACCGCGCGAACGCGTCTTCGCGGTAGGACATTTTTCCGTCGTAGTGCGTTTCCAGAGTTCTTAGCACGTGATCGGCGCGGCGCGTTTCGACCAGGGCGGCTTCGTAATCGTCGAGGAGCACATAATTCAGCGCCGAAAAAACGTGAATGAGAACCCGCTCAAAGTCCTCGCCGTAATAAGGTCTTACGTTATCGCTGACCAGAAACGTGGCCGCTTCCGCGGATATGCTTTTGGTGAATAGTTCGCGCGAAAGCTGCTGCGCCGTCTCAAAGGCCTCGTTCGACGCGCGGTAATCTCCCGCCAGATGCAGCAAAAATCCTCTGTCTAAAAAATAGAGCAGATCGTTCTTGGCTCCGTAAATTTTCTTGCGCGACTCTCCGGCGAAAGCGCCCGCCTCGGCGTACCTGGAATCCCGCACAAGGCCGTTAATCCTCTCGTAATATCCGCCGGTGGATGCGCAGCCGGCGACAAGAAAAAGCGCGGCGGGCAGCAACAACCGTTTCATTTTATTATATCTCGGCGGATTACGGCCTGTAATTAGGACGCTCCACGACCTTTTTGATTTTTTTCTGGCCTATCCAAACTTTCTCGTTAGTCAGTATATTTATCATCTCGAGTTCAACCTGATAATATTTAAGCTGGGTCTTTCCGGCCTCGTCGAGGATAGTGTTAATCTGGCCTTTTACCATAAAGTCGGCGCCGTGCTCCTGGCCCATACTTTTGGCGGTTTCGATTGAGGCGTGTTCCGCCTGCTCCATACGCTCTTGTCTTATCTCGCCGCGCTGCTCGCTCGACGCCACGAAAGATACTCTGCCCGAATTTATCAACTCTCTTTCGAGATCCTTTACGAATGTCTCGGTGTTGATATGCTCGTGGCTTTTATTGAGCACGCTGCCGACGATAACGCGCGGCTGGGCGCCTTTTGCCGACGAGAAATTGCTTATCCAAGCGCGCGAGAGGGCGTCTTTTATCATCTCTTCGGACACCATGCGCGAATCCGTGTCGTTCCAGTTTCCGCTCAAATCAATCTGTTCTTCCACGCCCACGCGCTGAACCTTGGGCACCGTGCGGCAGCCCGACAGAAATACCGCAGTCATCGCGGCGGCAAAGCAAAAAACAAGAATCCTCATACGGCCTCCATAGACGCGGAGCGCCTCCCATCGGCGTCCGCTTTTTCTTAGTTGAACATTGCATAATATTATACATATTTTGACGCAAAACAAAAGAGGCGTGCCGACGACACATTTTGATAAAATATCCGCATGGCAAAGCATCCAAAAAAAAATACGGGCGGCGGAATCGATTTCGACGCGCCGTTTTTGACGTCGCGGCTTATAACCTGCATAGGCAACAAACGCTCCCTGCTGCCTTTCATAAACAGCGCCGTGGCTGAGGTAAAAAAACGCCTCGGTAAAAAAAAGTTATCGGCGCTCGACGGTTTCGCCGGCTCGGGCGCGGTCGCGCGGCTGCTGAAATATCACGCATCGGAACTTTGGGTCAATGATATGGAGCGCTACAGTGAAGTCCTCAACGGCTGCTATCTTTCCAACCGCTCCGAGGTCGACATCGACTATATCCAAAACACTATTAACTCTCTAAACGCAAGAAAGTCCGACGACGGCGGCCGCGGATTCATCGCCAAAAATTACGCCCCCGAAAACGACAACGACATAAAATCGGGAGAAAGGGTATTTTACACAAGCGCAAACGCCGGGGCCATAGACAACATCAAGCGGATTATTTTTAGCGAAATCCCGGGCGCGCAAAGGAATTTTTTTTTGGCGCCTCTTCTGGTCGAAGCGTCGATTCACACCAATACTTCGGGGGTATTCAAGGGATTCCACAAAAAATCCGGAGTGGGCTGTTTCGGCGGAAGAGGCGGCTTCGCTCTTTCAAGAATCAAAGGCGGGATATCGCTTGAAATGCCGGTCTTCTGCGGCGCCGAATGTCCCGTCGTCGTAAAAAAAACCGACATCAACAAACTATCGGCATCGAAAGAACTTCCGCCGGAGCTGGATATAGCGTACTACGACCCGCCGTACAATCAGCATCCATACGGCTCGAATTATTTTATGCTTAATATAATAGCGTCCCGCGCGGCTTCCGCAAAAATCCAGGACGGTGAAAGCGGTATCGCGCTGGATTGGAACCGTTCCGCGTACAACAAGCGCGGACAGGCGGCGCAAGCCATGGAACGTCTTATTGAATCCACGCGAGCCAAATATATTTTGATTTCCTACAATAACGAGGGCCTGATAAAAACCGATGAACTGTCGGGAATTTTAAAAAAATACGGAAGCTGTGAAACAATGAGCCGCGAATATAATACTTACAGGGGATCAAGAAATCTGAACGGCCGCAATATAAAGGTAAAAGAGATTCTTTGGATTCTTAAGAAACGATAAGAATACCGCGGCATAAAATCGGCGGTTGCAATTGTTTATGCAATGTTGATTTTGTGAAACTGCCGGTTGGACAACTGATCTTTAATTATTGAATCGGCGCACTTTCATTTTCCGGAAATTTTCAATTTATCTCTCAATGCGAGCATTTTTTGATAATCTTTTTCGGAATATACCCCGACAGGGGTTTTTAATTTTATTTCCATCTTCGGAGATCCCGCGTTTTTCCACGCGCTGTACCACAGAGAAGCCAAATCCTCGGCCGCTTTTTCAACCTGGCGGCGCGTCATGTCCGCAGTATCCGCCCAAAGCGCTCTAAGATTGTTCCCGTGCCCGGTATCCGCGGCAAGTATAACGGATATCTTGTCATGAGAGTCGATTATGAAATCGAACGCGAAATTAAGGGGGTCGGCCACATATCTAACGTTATCGGCGCGCGGGACGGCGCCGTCAAAAAATACGTCGGCTGTCCGCGATTCATACCTGAAATGTATCCCTTGATTGCCGGTGTACTGTCCATCGTAATTTTCAGTCGTGTGAAGCGGCTGGTGGGCGTCGGCGACATAATGTCCCATAACCGCGGCGCACAACATCGCGTAGTTGAATGTTTCAGAACTCTTTAAAAATAAAGTGAGCATCTCGCAATGCTCCGCTATCGTCCATGGAACAACACCGTTTGAAACCGCCTCGCCTTCGCCATATTTTTCGATAACATCATTAAGGGATTTCCTGATACTTCCGAACGGGGGCGGTCCGAAAAAATCTATGTCCACGTAATGCCGGTATTGCTCGCCGTCGAGAA comes from Elusimicrobia bacterium HGW-Elusimicrobia-1 and encodes:
- a CDS encoding penicillin-binding protein activator LpoB; translation: MRILVFCFAAAMTAVFLSGCRTVPKVQRVGVEEQIDLSGNWNDTDSRMVSEEMIKDALSRAWISNFSSAKGAQPRVIVGSVLNKSHEHINTETFVKDLERELINSGRVSFVASSEQRGEIRQERMEQAEHASIETAKSMGQEHGADFMVKGQINTILDEAGKTQLKYYQVELEMINILTNEKVWIGQKKIKKVVERPNYRP
- a CDS encoding DNA modification methylase; amino-acid sequence: MAKHPKKNTGGGIDFDAPFLTSRLITCIGNKRSLLPFINSAVAEVKKRLGKKKLSALDGFAGSGAVARLLKYHASELWVNDMERYSEVLNGCYLSNRSEVDIDYIQNTINSLNARKSDDGGRGFIAKNYAPENDNDIKSGERVFYTSANAGAIDNIKRIIFSEIPGAQRNFFLAPLLVEASIHTNTSGVFKGFHKKSGVGCFGGRGGFALSRIKGGISLEMPVFCGAECPVVVKKTDINKLSASKELPPELDIAYYDPPYNQHPYGSNYFMLNIIASRAASAKIQDGESGIALDWNRSAYNKRGQAAQAMERLIESTRAKYILISYNNEGLIKTDELSGILKKYGSCETMSREYNTYRGSRNLNGRNIKVKEILWILKKR